A section of the Salinisphaera sp. T31B1 genome encodes:
- a CDS encoding heme-binding protein, which translates to MQQKSVLTLTEANTILDAAQAEAEQQGWKVSIAVVDDGGHLLALRRLDGCAPMGSYVATEKARSAALGGKETQAFEEMINGGRAAFLSVPALKATMTGGVPVMVEGQLAGAVGVSGVKPDQDAQTAKAGIAAVTQS; encoded by the coding sequence ATGCAGCAGAAATCCGTACTGACGCTGACCGAAGCCAACACGATTCTCGATGCCGCTCAGGCCGAGGCAGAACAGCAGGGCTGGAAGGTCAGCATCGCTGTGGTCGATGACGGCGGCCATCTTCTGGCGTTGCGGCGGCTGGATGGCTGTGCGCCGATGGGTAGCTATGTGGCCACGGAGAAAGCCCGAAGCGCTGCGCTGGGGGGCAAGGAAACCCAGGCTTTCGAAGAGATGATCAACGGAGGCCGTGCCGCATTTCTGTCCGTGCCCGCGCTGAAGGCGACCATGACCGGCGGCGTGCCCGTGATGGTCGAAGGCCAGCTCGCGGGCGCGGTCGGCGTCTCCGGGGTCAAGCCGGACCAGGACGCCCAGACAGCCAAGGCAGGCATCGCCGCGGTGACGCAAAGCTAA
- a CDS encoding potassium-transporting ATPase subunit F, whose amino-acid sequence MDALLGWVVIAATVGCLAYLVYVIVRPERF is encoded by the coding sequence ATGGACGCCCTACTGGGTTGGGTGGTGATCGCGGCCACGGTGGGCTGTCTGGCCTATCTGGTCTACGTGATCGTTCGTCCTGAACGATTCTAG
- a CDS encoding sulfotransferase gives MNQDTSTRRTARSAPSDDAIAGFAVPGWMHRLGGWQYRHPQAAIRLGNFDTRMAADDIADISVTAPIYIAGLARSGTTILLELLAEHPEVGTHQYRDFPPVFTPWLWDRWLARVPQRAETAAERAHGDGIAVTSRSPEAFEEVLWMAFFPKLHDSDRSSVLDRSTRAPDFEAFYRAHIRKLLAIRRAHRYLAKGNYNLMRLAYLQTQFDDARFVLPVRDPVWHIASLMKQQRLFTAGETAHPRALAHMRRVGHFEFGLDRRAINPGDTAAVQHIEKLWADGREVEGWARYWALIYGALDHQIRHDGELARACLIVRFEDLCHDSSATLERLYSHCGLTISPAQLDEAAARLRAPGYYRPAFEDGELAMIREITAPVAARFGYEAERDMPG, from the coding sequence ATGAATCAGGATACTTCGACGCGACGTACCGCACGCTCGGCGCCCAGCGACGACGCGATCGCAGGCTTTGCCGTGCCCGGCTGGATGCACCGTCTGGGCGGCTGGCAGTATCGTCATCCCCAGGCCGCGATCCGGCTGGGCAATTTCGATACCCGCATGGCCGCGGACGACATCGCCGATATCAGCGTGACCGCGCCGATCTATATCGCAGGGCTGGCTCGCTCGGGCACTACTATCCTGCTGGAACTGCTGGCCGAACACCCGGAGGTCGGCACGCACCAGTACCGCGATTTCCCGCCCGTGTTCACCCCCTGGCTTTGGGATCGCTGGCTGGCGCGCGTACCGCAGCGCGCCGAAACGGCCGCCGAACGCGCGCACGGCGACGGGATCGCGGTGACCTCGCGCAGCCCGGAAGCCTTCGAAGAAGTGCTCTGGATGGCGTTTTTCCCGAAACTCCACGACAGCGACCGGTCCAGCGTACTCGATCGCAGCACCCGCGCACCGGATTTCGAGGCCTTCTACCGGGCGCATATCCGCAAGCTGCTTGCGATCCGCCGGGCCCACCGCTATCTGGCCAAGGGCAACTACAATCTGATGCGCCTGGCCTATCTGCAGACACAGTTCGACGATGCCCGCTTCGTGCTGCCGGTTCGTGACCCGGTCTGGCATATCGCCTCGTTGATGAAACAACAGCGCCTGTTCACCGCCGGCGAGACCGCGCACCCGCGCGCACTGGCGCATATGCGCCGCGTGGGCCATTTCGAGTTCGGTCTGGACCGGCGGGCAATCAACCCGGGCGATACGGCCGCGGTGCAGCACATCGAAAAGCTGTGGGCGGACGGCCGGGAGGTCGAGGGTTGGGCCCGCTACTGGGCGCTGATCTACGGCGCACTCGATCACCAGATCCGCCACGACGGCGAACTGGCGCGCGCCTGTCTGATCGTGCGTTTCGAGGATCTCTGCCACGATTCATCGGCCACGCTCGAGCGACTCTACAGCCACTGCGGGCTGACCATCAGCCCGGCCCAACTCGACGAAGCGGCCGCGCGGTTACGCGCACCCGGCTACTACCGGCCAGCGTTCGAGGACGGCGAGCTGGCAATGATCCGCGAGATCACGGCTCCGGTGGCAGCCCGGTTCGGGTACGAAGCCGAACGAGACATGCCGGGCTGA
- a CDS encoding SDR family NAD(P)-dependent oxidoreductase translates to MIRLHETIRVNRTRGDCYRYLADFSTCEQWDPGVYRAAKTTPGAPGPGTRFTVTVRWLAGRTTLDYELVDLKVDRRIELHGTGAGLDTREVIAFDDNPDGSTTIDYRADFTLGKALRVAAPGSRLILRRMARRAVRGLARALEIDPRPPHQGWFSYAADRSVVAAAPAFTERGYLAMEDKAHSQFMDDRTIAVTGATGGIGLAVACEYARLGATLLLVGRDTARLGQARQRIADFADGTPDRIHLYEADLLDASQTRAAAERIAAEHPRLDVLVNNAGALFDSHALTDDGFERSVAINLVAPFVLTEGLMTPLVAAHGRVVNMSSGGMYLQPLVVEDMNFESGEYSGTKAYARAKRGLVALTRHWARRYAETGVRFNAMHPGWVATAGVTEALPGFDKVMHRLLRDARMGADTAVWLGASAAAETCQGQFFLDRTPHPTAVVPGTQVKPSQAQALYAWLRNQTGIRVHGVG, encoded by the coding sequence ATGATCCGACTCCACGAAACGATCCGCGTGAATCGCACGCGTGGCGATTGCTATCGCTATCTGGCGGATTTTTCCACCTGCGAACAGTGGGATCCGGGCGTATACCGCGCGGCCAAGACCACGCCGGGCGCGCCCGGGCCGGGCACACGCTTTACGGTGACAGTACGTTGGCTCGCCGGCCGGACCACGCTCGACTACGAACTGGTCGATCTCAAGGTCGATCGCCGTATCGAGCTGCACGGCACCGGCGCCGGTCTCGATACTCGAGAAGTGATCGCCTTCGACGACAATCCCGATGGCAGCACGACCATCGACTATCGCGCGGATTTCACCCTCGGCAAGGCCCTGCGGGTCGCGGCCCCGGGCAGCCGGCTGATCCTGCGTCGCATGGCCCGCCGTGCCGTACGCGGCCTGGCACGTGCGCTGGAGATCGACCCGCGCCCGCCGCACCAGGGATGGTTCAGCTATGCGGCCGACCGTAGCGTGGTCGCCGCCGCCCCGGCCTTTACCGAACGCGGGTATCTGGCCATGGAGGACAAGGCGCACAGCCAGTTCATGGACGATCGCACCATCGCGGTAACCGGCGCGACGGGCGGCATCGGCCTGGCCGTGGCCTGCGAGTACGCGCGCCTGGGCGCCACGCTCTTGCTCGTCGGCCGCGACACCGCCCGGCTAGGCCAAGCCCGCCAGCGAATCGCCGACTTCGCCGACGGCACCCCCGATCGTATTCATCTCTACGAGGCAGATCTGCTCGACGCGTCGCAGACTCGTGCGGCCGCCGAGCGCATTGCTGCCGAGCATCCGAGGTTGGATGTACTCGTCAACAACGCCGGGGCGCTGTTCGACAGCCACGCGCTTACCGACGACGGCTTCGAGCGCAGTGTCGCCATCAACCTGGTCGCGCCGTTCGTACTCACCGAGGGCCTGATGACCCCGCTCGTCGCCGCGCACGGACGGGTGGTCAATATGTCCAGCGGCGGCATGTATCTGCAACCACTGGTGGTCGAGGACATGAACTTCGAATCCGGCGAGTACAGTGGCACCAAGGCCTATGCGCGTGCCAAACGCGGCCTGGTTGCGCTGACCCGCCACTGGGCCCGGCGCTATGCCGAGACCGGAGTTCGCTTCAACGCCATGCATCCCGGCTGGGTCGCCACCGCCGGCGTGACCGAGGCCCTGCCCGGTTTCGACAAGGTCATGCATCGGCTGCTGCGCGATGCCCGCATGGGCGCGGATACCGCGGTCTGGCTGGGGGCTTCGGCGGCTGCCGAAACCTGCCAGGGACAGTTCTTTCTAGACCGCACGCCCCATCCCACGGCGGTGGTGCCGGGCACCCAGGTCAAGCCGAGTCAGGCCCAGGCGCTGTACGCCTGGCTACGCAATCAGACCGGTATTCGGGTTCATGGCGTCGGATAG
- a CDS encoding ATP-binding protein, which produces MHDTDTLSRIAAQLERIADVQEARLADARRAVGGDVDWSAQAFRWRDDGRLQAIDTPQALPLDRLHGIDTQKQRLLANTRQFLAGAPANNALLWGSRGSGKSSLVKALLPEFAEAGLRIVEVPAHRLVDLPDLVATLAERDEKFIVFSDDLSFEAGDGSYKALKAVLDGSLAAAPANVLIYATSNRRHLLPEFQSENQAAQQVDGEIHHGEAVEEKISLSERFGLWLSFYPFDQRNYLEIAARHLIAFGQPAEIGVDAPWERAALQWALARGTRSGRTAEQFARDWTGQQVVSKTA; this is translated from the coding sequence ATGCACGATACAGACACCCTGAGCCGGATCGCGGCTCAACTCGAGCGTATTGCCGATGTTCAGGAAGCTCGCCTGGCCGATGCGCGACGTGCGGTCGGCGGCGACGTCGATTGGTCGGCGCAGGCGTTCCGGTGGCGCGATGACGGCCGTCTGCAGGCGATCGATACGCCCCAGGCGCTGCCCCTGGACCGGCTGCATGGTATCGATACCCAGAAACAGCGGCTGCTTGCCAATACGCGTCAGTTCCTGGCGGGAGCGCCGGCCAACAACGCCCTGCTGTGGGGCTCGCGCGGATCGGGCAAGTCGTCGCTGGTCAAGGCCCTGTTGCCCGAGTTCGCCGAGGCCGGCCTGCGTATCGTCGAAGTGCCCGCCCATCGGCTGGTCGACCTGCCGGATCTGGTGGCCACGCTGGCAGAGCGCGACGAGAAGTTCATCGTGTTTTCCGACGATCTGTCGTTCGAGGCCGGCGATGGCAGCTACAAGGCGCTCAAGGCGGTGCTGGACGGCTCGCTGGCCGCCGCTCCAGCCAATGTGCTGATCTATGCGACCTCCAATCGGCGTCATCTGCTGCCGGAGTTCCAGTCCGAGAACCAGGCGGCCCAGCAGGTCGACGGCGAAATTCATCATGGTGAAGCCGTCGAGGAAAAGATCTCGCTGTCCGAACGCTTCGGGCTATGGCTGTCGTTCTATCCGTTCGACCAGCGCAACTATCTGGAGATCGCAGCCCGGCATCTGATCGCATTCGGCCAGCCCGCCGAAATCGGCGTCGATGCCCCATGGGAACGCGCGGCACTGCAATGGGCCCTGGCGCGCGGCACGCGCAGCGGCCGTACCGCCGAACAGTTCGCCCGCGACTGGACCGGCCAGCAGGTGGTATCGAAAACGGCGTGA
- a CDS encoding arylsulfotransferase family protein has protein sequence MEKSDRAGFAMFFVACLFLAFIGGTLVVLAKVFPYEYLNDAYKAGRALIAQEAITDRYTQTDQWRRARTPARGVTINDGDRAYNGYTLYTSGGGTYAALIDMQGKEVHRWSLPYDQLWDQTPDGRSARPDDLMYWRKAVMYPNGDLLAIYIAAGDTPWGYGMVKLNADSKVLWKYHGATHHDIDIAPDGRVIALTHAFVDTQFPEFPNLSKPWLEDYLVVLNGETGAEERRIPLFEALFNSRYQALATAIPVWAMEDPLHTNSVQFIDQRLADAFPPAAGRANQVMLSMRHPGIATLVDLDSGQVNWAMKGSWLGQHFARVLPNGHFTLFDNFGHFREHNMTRVIEVDPRDERIVWQYRGNDEHPFESLLRGAATTLPNGNRLITESDGGRLFEVAQDGTIVWEFVNPVRGGDQDQFIPVVSSGQRMPADQMSREFRSRIESP, from the coding sequence ATGGAAAAATCGGATCGCGCAGGTTTTGCCATGTTTTTCGTGGCATGCCTGTTCCTTGCCTTTATCGGCGGCACGCTGGTCGTGCTGGCCAAGGTATTCCCCTACGAATACCTGAATGACGCCTACAAGGCCGGGCGTGCGCTGATCGCCCAGGAGGCGATCACCGACCGCTATACCCAAACCGACCAGTGGCGGCGTGCCCGCACCCCGGCTCGCGGGGTCACGATCAATGATGGCGATCGCGCCTACAACGGCTATACCCTGTACACCTCGGGCGGCGGTACCTATGCGGCGTTGATCGATATGCAGGGCAAGGAAGTCCATCGCTGGTCGCTGCCCTACGATCAGCTGTGGGACCAGACGCCGGACGGACGCTCGGCGCGGCCCGACGATCTGATGTACTGGCGCAAGGCCGTCATGTACCCAAACGGCGATCTGCTGGCGATCTATATCGCCGCCGGTGATACGCCCTGGGGCTATGGCATGGTCAAGCTGAACGCCGACTCCAAGGTGCTGTGGAAATACCACGGTGCGACCCATCACGATATCGATATCGCCCCCGACGGCCGCGTGATCGCGCTGACACACGCCTTTGTCGACACCCAGTTCCCCGAATTCCCCAATCTGTCCAAACCGTGGTTGGAGGACTATCTGGTCGTGCTCAACGGTGAGACCGGCGCGGAAGAGCGGCGTATCCCTCTGTTCGAAGCGTTGTTCAACTCGCGCTATCAAGCACTGGCCACAGCGATTCCGGTCTGGGCCATGGAGGACCCGCTGCATACCAATAGCGTGCAGTTCATCGATCAACGACTGGCCGATGCGTTTCCTCCGGCGGCCGGCCGAGCCAATCAGGTGATGCTGTCGATGCGTCATCCGGGGATTGCGACGCTCGTCGACCTGGACAGCGGACAGGTCAACTGGGCGATGAAAGGATCGTGGCTTGGTCAGCACTTCGCCCGCGTGCTGCCGAACGGGCATTTCACACTATTCGACAATTTCGGGCATTTCCGCGAACACAACATGACCCGAGTGATCGAGGTCGATCCCCGCGACGAACGGATCGTCTGGCAGTACCGGGGCAACGACGAACACCCGTTCGAGAGCCTGCTGCGCGGCGCCGCGACCACCCTGCCCAACGGCAACCGCCTGATCACCGAATCCGACGGCGGCCGGCTTTTCGAAGTCGCCCAGGACGGCACGATCGTCTGGGAATTCGTCAACCCCGTCCGCGGCGGTGACCAGGACCAGTTCATTCCAGTGGTCTCGTCGGGTCAGCGTATGCCTGCCGACCAGATGAGCCGCGAGTTCCGCTCCCGTATCGAGTCCCCATAG
- a CDS encoding SprT-like domain-containing protein, whose protein sequence is MTDARQHELALEDGLDLQTQAIRRTAYWIERARTIFEVGPRRLPVPDVRFDLKGRAAGQAVFARRSRQIHIRINAALLASHPHEMLDDTVPHEVAHVVVFRLYGRRAKPHGHEWKTLMRAFGVDPAPCHTLPAEPSRQLKRFRYECGCDEPAWLTSIRHKRARQGTDYICRRCGQTLKAAEQQTRAG, encoded by the coding sequence ATGACCGATGCCCGTCAGCACGAGCTCGCGCTCGAGGATGGCCTGGACCTCCAGACGCAGGCCATCCGGCGTACGGCCTACTGGATCGAGCGGGCCCGTACGATCTTCGAAGTCGGCCCACGCCGCCTGCCCGTGCCCGATGTACGGTTCGACCTGAAAGGCCGAGCCGCAGGGCAGGCGGTATTCGCGCGCCGCTCGCGACAGATCCATATTCGGATCAACGCAGCACTTCTGGCATCGCATCCGCATGAAATGCTCGACGATACCGTGCCGCACGAGGTGGCCCATGTCGTAGTGTTTCGTCTGTATGGACGCCGTGCCAAGCCGCACGGTCACGAGTGGAAGACGTTGATGCGGGCCTTCGGCGTGGACCCGGCGCCCTGTCATACGCTGCCGGCCGAGCCGAGTCGTCAGCTCAAGCGTTTTCGCTACGAGTGCGGTTGTGACGAGCCGGCCTGGCTGACCAGCATCCGCCACAAGCGGGCCCGGCAGGGCACCGACTATATCTGTCGGCGCTGCGGCCAGACGCTGAAGGCCGCGGAGCAGCAAACCCGCGCCGGTTAG
- the kdpA gene encoding potassium-transporting ATPase subunit KdpA, translating to MNEWLLPLGVLSAAIALSVPLGRYMAWAMQPGRMWRARQGFERAAGKLFGSAADTEQSWQGYALSMLLFNLAMFTLAYLIFVSQGVLPLNPDGKAGLEPSLAFNTAASFTANTNLQHYSGEQSLSYFTQLFSIMWLQFVSAATGIAAVVALCRGLAGSATLGNFYRDVWRATVLLLLPLAMIVAPLLVMTGVPMTLQGAAVAHTLEGLTQIIARGPVAAVVAIKQLGTNGGGFFGPNSTHPFENPGFVSNIVENVAILLIPMATVWMFGRMTGRRRHATVIFAVMLTLFIGLGAAAVVTEQAPTRAFADLPVAEAPNLEGKELRFGGAAGPLWAVSTTATSNGSVNAMHDSLNPLTGLMPMIGMWLNVTFGGVGVGFINLFIFIIVAVFLAGLMVGRTPEYLTRKVEAREMKLATLALLAHPLFIVGGTALFVVTGWGAATTANPGSHGLSEIVYEFSSAAANNGSGFEGLGDNTVAWNIATGVVMLLARFIPIIAPLAIVASLAAKRSAPESAGTFRVDTPLFAAILLGTVLIVGALLFMPLGVLGPMAEHLAGSA from the coding sequence ATGAATGAGTGGTTACTCCCGCTGGGGGTTCTGAGCGCGGCCATCGCGCTGTCGGTGCCCTTGGGTCGCTATATGGCCTGGGCGATGCAGCCCGGCCGAATGTGGCGCGCACGTCAGGGGTTCGAACGGGCGGCAGGCAAGTTGTTCGGTTCGGCCGCCGACACGGAACAGAGCTGGCAGGGCTATGCGTTGTCGATGCTCTTGTTCAATCTGGCCATGTTCACGTTGGCCTATCTGATCTTCGTCAGCCAGGGCGTGTTACCGCTCAACCCGGACGGCAAGGCCGGACTCGAGCCCTCGCTGGCCTTCAACACCGCGGCGAGCTTCACGGCCAACACGAATCTGCAGCACTATTCAGGCGAGCAGTCGCTGTCTTATTTCACGCAGCTCTTTTCGATCATGTGGTTGCAGTTCGTGTCCGCGGCCACCGGCATCGCGGCGGTGGTCGCGCTCTGCCGTGGCCTGGCCGGCAGCGCCACGCTTGGCAACTTCTATCGCGACGTATGGCGAGCAACGGTGTTGCTCCTGTTGCCCCTGGCGATGATCGTGGCGCCGCTGCTGGTGATGACCGGCGTGCCGATGACGCTGCAGGGTGCAGCTGTGGCGCACACGCTGGAAGGCCTCACCCAGATCATTGCCCGGGGGCCGGTCGCAGCGGTGGTTGCGATCAAACAGCTGGGCACGAACGGCGGCGGCTTCTTTGGTCCTAATTCCACCCATCCGTTCGAAAACCCGGGCTTTGTATCCAACATCGTCGAGAATGTGGCGATCCTGCTCATCCCGATGGCCACGGTGTGGATGTTCGGCCGTATGACCGGGCGCAGGCGTCACGCGACGGTGATCTTTGCCGTCATGCTGACGCTGTTCATCGGCCTGGGCGCGGCGGCGGTGGTCACGGAACAGGCCCCGACTCGAGCGTTCGCAGATCTGCCAGTGGCCGAGGCCCCGAACCTGGAGGGCAAGGAACTGCGCTTTGGCGGCGCCGCCGGCCCGCTGTGGGCGGTGTCGACGACCGCCACATCAAACGGCTCGGTCAACGCCATGCACGATTCGCTCAATCCGTTGACGGGGCTGATGCCGATGATCGGCATGTGGCTGAACGTGACCTTCGGTGGGGTCGGTGTGGGTTTCATCAACCTGTTCATATTCATCATCGTAGCCGTGTTCCTGGCCGGGCTGATGGTCGGGCGCACACCCGAATACCTGACCCGCAAGGTCGAGGCCAGGGAGATGAAACTCGCCACGCTCGCGCTGCTGGCGCATCCACTGTTCATTGTCGGCGGCACGGCGCTGTTCGTGGTCACCGGCTGGGGCGCGGCCACGACCGCCAATCCCGGCAGCCACGGTCTGTCCGAGATCGTCTACGAGTTCTCGTCGGCAGCTGCCAACAACGGCTCGGGCTTTGAAGGCCTAGGCGACAACACCGTGGCCTGGAACATCGCGACCGGCGTGGTGATGCTGCTGGCACGTTTCATTCCCATCATTGCGCCGCTGGCCATCGTTGCCTCGCTGGCGGCCAAACGCAGCGCGCCGGAAAGTGCCGGCACGTTTCGGGTCGACACGCCGCTGTTTGCCGCGATCCTTCTGGGCACCGTGCTCATCGTCGGCGCGTTGTTGTTCATGCCTTTGGGTGTACTCGGCCCGATGGCCGAGCATCTGGCCGGGAGTGCCTGA
- a CDS encoding 7-cyano-7-deazaguanine/7-aminomethyl-7-deazaguanine transporter produces MHDLVSRQGRRLMLILALFHIGVIAASNYLVQLPFSVLGLHTTWGAFSFPFIFLATDLTVRLFGASLARRIVLVAMAPALVVSYLLSVLFVDGRFAGLGALATFDTLVARIALASFCAYLFGQLLDVRVFARLRTLDRWWIAPTVSTVLGNLLDTLLFFSIAFAGSRNAFMAEHWLQIAWVDYAFKMLISLCVFLPLYGVLLGFLARRLQSMTADRTLRTPAWLR; encoded by the coding sequence ATGCACGATCTCGTCTCCCGCCAGGGTCGCCGGCTGATGCTGATTCTGGCCCTGTTCCATATCGGCGTCATTGCGGCCAGCAACTATCTGGTGCAGCTGCCGTTCTCGGTTCTGGGGCTGCATACGACCTGGGGCGCGTTCAGCTTTCCGTTCATCTTCCTGGCCACTGACCTGACGGTCCGGTTGTTCGGCGCATCGTTGGCGCGACGCATCGTGCTCGTGGCCATGGCTCCGGCGCTGGTGGTCTCCTATCTATTGTCGGTGTTGTTCGTCGACGGCCGTTTTGCCGGCCTAGGGGCGCTGGCCACCTTCGATACTCTCGTGGCGCGTATCGCCCTGGCCAGTTTCTGTGCCTACCTGTTCGGCCAGCTGCTCGACGTGCGCGTGTTCGCACGGCTGCGCACACTCGACCGTTGGTGGATCGCACCCACCGTTTCCACGGTGCTGGGCAATCTTCTGGACACGCTGCTGTTCTTTTCCATTGCGTTTGCCGGCAGCCGCAATGCCTTCATGGCCGAACACTGGCTACAGATTGCCTGGGTGGACTACGCCTTCAAGATGCTGATCAGTCTGTGCGTGTTCCTGCCGTTGTACGGGGTCCTGCTCGGCTTTCTGGCACGGCGCCTGCAGTCCATGACTGCCGATCGCACGCTTCGCACGCCGGCCTGGTTGCGCTAG
- a CDS encoding WYL domain-containing protein has translation MNVFDRIYALHKQLAGARHPIPKATLEARLECSPATVKRIIRDMRLYLDAPIEYDREYNGYYYAGESDAHFELPGLWFNASELVSLLAMDQLLETLQPGLLSSDLAPMRKRLERILESRAMGTGELSRRTRILRATARRPGPAFADVAGALAMRCQAVIRYHGRARDQVSERRVSPQRLIYYRDNWYLDAWCHDAEGLRSFSLDRIQDADTLDTPAIDMDSAALDAELGDGYGIFSGTASDVAILRFSATAARWVADEQWHPDQVGRWLEDGGYELRVPYSASAELLHDVLAHGAEVEVLAPSDLRRQAALRLRQAVARYADV, from the coding sequence ATGAACGTATTCGACCGTATCTATGCCCTGCACAAGCAACTCGCCGGGGCGCGCCATCCGATTCCCAAGGCCACGCTGGAAGCGCGCCTGGAGTGCTCACCGGCCACGGTCAAGCGCATCATTCGGGATATGCGGCTGTATCTGGATGCGCCGATCGAGTACGACCGCGAATACAACGGCTACTACTATGCGGGCGAATCCGATGCGCATTTCGAACTGCCCGGGTTGTGGTTCAACGCCTCGGAGCTGGTTTCGTTGCTGGCCATGGATCAACTGCTCGAGACCCTCCAGCCGGGACTGCTCTCGAGCGATCTCGCACCCATGCGCAAGCGGCTGGAAAGGATTCTGGAAAGCCGTGCGATGGGTACCGGTGAATTGTCGCGACGCACGCGCATACTACGGGCGACTGCACGCCGTCCGGGCCCGGCGTTCGCCGACGTGGCCGGGGCACTGGCCATGCGCTGTCAGGCAGTGATTCGCTATCACGGCCGGGCACGAGACCAGGTCTCGGAACGCCGGGTCTCGCCGCAGCGGCTGATCTACTACCGCGATAACTGGTATCTCGATGCCTGGTGCCACGACGCCGAGGGGCTGCGCAGCTTCTCGCTCGACCGTATCCAGGACGCCGATACGCTGGATACGCCAGCTATCGATATGGACAGTGCGGCACTGGATGCCGAACTGGGCGACGGTTACGGCATCTTTTCGGGCACGGCCTCTGATGTCGCGATACTGCGTTTCAGCGCCACCGCCGCGCGCTGGGTCGCCGACGAGCAATGGCATCCCGATCAGGTGGGCCGGTGGCTCGAGGACGGCGGCTACGAGCTGCGCGTGCCGTACTCGGCCAGCGCCGAATTGCTGCACGACGTGCTGGCCCACGGCGCCGAGGTGGAAGTACTCGCGCCGTCCGATCTGCGGCGCCAGGCCGCCCTACGACTGCGTCAGGCCGTGGCCCGATATGCCGACGTGTAG
- a CDS encoding AarF/ABC1/UbiB kinase family protein, with protein MASDSKEQRDRRRRIFGAGVRSLGRSVLHTVPGYDRARSWQKTGQDWFDTLGHLKGAAMKLGQIASQYRDFLPEQLADQLARLQRDAEPWDFERLEPVLADSWSDAQWADIETIEPEAMAAASIGQVHVARLVDGRTVAVKIRYPGVADAVDADIANLGRLLKLSRFLPVRGSDIDALLAELRDRFIEETDYRHELSNLLALRAMALPEHRLPEPVTHLCGDQVLVTTLVHSDPIARAPARLGQAIVQAINLQVFTHGGLHADPHPGNFGVTEDQQVALYDFGCVKFFDTTTRAALRDVIAAALDERWRDVHDALERLGVVSPGSWDKHGTTYAEIYARHAAASIGPLRNRPHYVFADDGLIESIRAEIRASLRHWKLFNAAPDLVFLMRTLSGLYWILRAMNAEADLYAELEAIAAGAYGPPEPG; from the coding sequence ATGGCGTCGGATAGCAAGGAACAACGCGATCGCCGCCGGCGCATATTCGGAGCCGGTGTACGCAGCTTGGGCCGCAGCGTGCTGCATACGGTCCCCGGCTACGATCGTGCGCGCAGCTGGCAGAAGACCGGTCAGGACTGGTTCGACACGCTCGGGCATCTCAAGGGCGCGGCCATGAAACTGGGCCAGATTGCCTCGCAATATCGGGACTTCCTGCCCGAACAGCTGGCCGATCAGCTCGCCCGGCTGCAACGCGATGCCGAACCCTGGGATTTCGAGCGGCTCGAACCCGTGCTGGCCGACAGCTGGAGCGATGCTCAGTGGGCCGACATCGAGACCATCGAACCGGAGGCGATGGCTGCTGCGTCGATCGGCCAGGTCCACGTCGCCCGTCTGGTCGACGGACGGACCGTGGCGGTGAAGATCCGCTACCCGGGCGTCGCCGATGCGGTGGATGCCGACATCGCCAACCTCGGCCGCCTGCTCAAATTGTCGCGCTTTCTGCCGGTGCGCGGCTCGGATATCGATGCCCTGCTGGCCGAACTGCGCGACCGATTCATCGAGGAAACCGATTATCGCCACGAGCTGAGCAATCTGCTGGCGCTGCGGGCCATGGCGCTGCCCGAACATCGTCTGCCCGAGCCGGTCACACATTTGTGCGGCGATCAGGTACTGGTGACCACATTGGTCCATTCGGATCCGATCGCCCGAGCGCCCGCACGGCTGGGCCAGGCCATCGTGCAGGCAATCAATCTGCAGGTGTTTACCCACGGCGGGCTGCATGCCGATCCGCACCCGGGCAATTTCGGGGTCACCGAAGACCAACAGGTCGCGCTCTACGATTTCGGCTGTGTGAAGTTCTTCGATACGACGACCCGCGCAGCGTTACGGGATGTGATCGCGGCCGCCCTCGACGAACGCTGGCGCGACGTGCACGATGCCCTCGAACGCCTCGGCGTGGTCTCGCCTGGGTCGTGGGACAAGCACGGCACGACGTATGCCGAAATCTACGCGCGCCATGCGGCGGCCTCGATCGGGCCGCTGCGCAACCGGCCGCACTACGTGTTCGCCGACGACGGGTTGATCGAATCGATCCGTGCCGAAATCCGGGCATCGCTGCGCCATTGGAAACTGTTCAACGCTGCCCCGGACCTTGTGTTTCTGATGCGAACGCTCAGCGGCCTGTACTGGATACTGCGCGCCATGAACGCCGAGGCCGATCTCTACGCAGAGCTGGAAGCCATCGCTGCCGGAGCATACGGCCCGCCCGAACCGGGCTGA